From a region of the Lactuca sativa cultivar Salinas chromosome 4, Lsat_Salinas_v11, whole genome shotgun sequence genome:
- the LOC111901044 gene encoding mitochondrial Rho GTPase 1 encodes MAGGASALNSNSTTTIRIVVAGDRGTGKSSLIVTAAAEAFPANVPPVLPPTRLPEDMFPDRVPVNVIDTSASMENRGRLAEELKSADAVVLTYACDKPSTLDRLSTFWLPELRRLEVRVPVIVVGCKLDLRDEQAVSLEQVMSPIMQQFREIETCIECSAFKHIQLPEVFYYAQKAVLHPTAPLFDQEAQTLKPRCVRALKRIFILCDNDRDGALSDAELNDFQVKCFNAPLQPSEIVGVKRVVQDKLSEGVNENGLTLTGFLFLHALFIEKGRLETTWTVLRKFGYNNDIRLSDDQLLPPITRSPDQSIELTSEAFEFLRGVFSLFDIDGDGALNELELEDLFSTAPENPWNEAPYANAAEKNALERLSLDGFLSQWALMTLLDPIRSVENLIYIGYSDDPSSAIRITRKRRVDRNKKHSDRNVFQCFVFGPKESGKSSLLNSFVGRPFVEGYTPTIEERYAVNVVDQPDGTKKTLILREIPEDAIEKLLLNKDALAACDIAVFVHDSSKESSWIRATELLVEIASHGESTGYEVPCLIVAAKDDFDPYPTAIQDSTRVSQDMGIEAPIPISTKLGDFNNIFGRIMRAAEHPHLSIPETEAGKTRKHYHRLLNRSLMVVSVGAAVAVVGLAAYRVYATRKNA; translated from the exons ATGGCTGGAGGTGCTTCTGCTCTCAATTCCAACTCCACCACCACCATTCGAATCGTTGTTGCCGGTGACCGCGGCACCGGTAAGTCAAGCCTAATTGTCACTGCTGCTGCCGAAGCTTTCCCCGCCAATGTCCCTCCCGTTTTACCTCCTACTAGGTTGCCGGAGGATATGTTTCCCGACCGTGTCCCCGTCAACGTCATTGATACGTCTGCTAG tatggagaatagAGGCAGACTTGCTGAGGAACTGAAGAGTGCAGATGCGGTTGTTCTTACTTATGCCTGTGATAAACCCTCTACTCTTGATCGATTGAGTACATTTTGGCTTCCTGAACTTCGAAGATTAGAG GTAAGGGTACCTGTTATAGTGGTAGGGTGTAAGCTGGATTTAAGGGATGAACAAGCTGTTAGTTTAGAGCAAGTGATGTCACCAATAATGCAACAATTTCGGGAGATTGAAACTTGTATTGAATGCTCAGCTTTCAAACACATTCAG CTTCCAGAGGTATTTTACTATGCACAGAAAGCTGTGCTTCATCCAACAGCTCCTCTATTTGATCAAGAAGCACAAACCCTAAAACCACGTTGTGTCAGGGCTTTAAAGCGAATCTTTATACTCTGTGATAATGATAGAGATGGTGCTCTAAGTGATGCAGAGTTGAATGATTTCCAG GTGAAATGTTTTAATGCTCCTCTTCAACCCTCAGAAATAGTAGGTGTAAAGAGAGTTGTACAAGATAAGCTGTCTGAAGGAGTCAATGAAAATGGTCTCACTTTGACAGGCTTCCTTTTTCTTCATGCTTTATTTATTGAAAAAGGCAGATTGGAAACAACATGGACTGTTTTAAGGAAATTTGGATACAATAATGATATAAGGCTTTCTGATGATCAACTTCTTCCTCCTATTACAAGATCCCCTGATCAG AGCATTGAGCTGACAAGTGAAGCTTTTGAGTTTCTCAGAGGAGTTTTTTCCTTGTTTGATATTGATGGT GATGGGGCTCTTAACGAACTTGAGCTAGAGGATCTTTTTTCTACAGCACCCGAAAA TCCTTGGAATGAAGCACCATATGCAAATGCAGCTGAGAAGAATGCATTGGAAAGACTCTCACTTGATGGCTTCTTGTCACAG TGGGCTCTTATGACACTTTTAGATCCAATCCGTAGTGTGGAGAATCTCATATACATCGGGTATTCAGACGACCCTTCATCCGCAATCCGTATTACAAGGAAAAGACGTGTAGATCGCAATAAGAAACACTCAGACAGAAATGTTTTCCAGTGTTTTGTTTTTGGACCAAAAGAGTCTGGAAAGTCTTCATTGTTGAATTCTTTTGTTGGAAG GCCATTTGTTGAAGGTTATACACCAACCATTGAGGAACGATATGCAGTAAATGTTGTTGATCAGCCTGAT GGAACAAAGAAAACCTTGATATTGCGAGAAATACCTGAAGATGCAATTGAGAAGTTGCTATTAAATAAGGATGCTTTGGCAGCATGTGACATAGCTGTTTTTGTTCATGACAG TTCTAAGGAGTCTTCATGGATAAGAGCAACTGAATTGCTTGTGGAAATTGCCAGCCATGGGGAATCTACTGGCTATGAGGTTCCTTGTCTGATTGTTGCAGCAAAAGACGATTTTGACCCTTACCCAACAGCAATACAAGACTCAACAAGG GTTAGTCAGGATATGGGAATAGAGGCTCCTATACCTATAAGCACAAAATTGGGAGATTTCAATAATATATTTGGAAGAATTATGAGAGCTGCAGAGCATCCTCATTTGAGCATCCCCGAAACAGAAGCTGGGAAAACTCGAAAACATTATCACAGGCTTCTTAACCGATCTCTAATGGTTGTTTCAG TGGGGGCTGCAGTTGCTGTTGTGGGGCTTGCTGCATACCGAGTGTATGCTACTAGAAAGAATGCTTGA